The following are from one region of the Sorghum bicolor cultivar BTx623 chromosome 2, Sorghum_bicolor_NCBIv3, whole genome shotgun sequence genome:
- the LOC8059723 gene encoding protein FAR1-RELATED SEQUENCE 5, with protein sequence MASQRKISDLQAFEIETADDAGIGPKAAHELASHQVGGPLNLSYTLRDHKNYLRAKRQREMPYGQAGRMLKYFHDKIAENPSFQYALQMDCEEQITNIFWADAKMIMDYAHFGDVVSFDTTFGTNKESRPFGVFVGFNHFRETVVFGAALMYDETFESFKWLFETFLKSHNGQQPKTFYTDQDAAMGKAVSHVFTEAYHGLCTFHIMQNAVKHLHEENSEEENKENRKEKSQEKKGKKTRKKKEKKEENEEPSVLSDFSACMFEYENIAEFEQKINLMRQKASKLYTPIIFEAFQGEYERSLAACTKALDVLREATSGNNRPPAAIFTALQASNECLEHYLPLQTVMERTCQGSDCLLQHWGRPLAGSSNSERTADEQGTAVAAAAVTSKGPRALRIFCFAFSNVGRVEYMG encoded by the exons ATGGCATCACAAAGGAAAATTTCAGATTTACAAGCTTTTGAAATTGAAACAGCAGATGATGCAGGAATAGGACCAAAAGCTGCACATGAGTTGGCTAGTCATCAAGTCGGTGGTCCATTGAATCTTAGCTACACCCTTCGTGATCACAAGAATTATTTGCGGGCCAAGCGCCAAAGAGAGATGCCATACGGCCAAGCAGGTAGAATGCTTAAGTATTTTCATGACAAAATTGCCGAGAACCCATCATTCCAATATGCACTGCAAATGGATTGTGAGGAACAGATAACAAATATATTCTGGGCTGATGCAAAAATGATAATGGACTATGCACATTTTGGTGATGTCGTTAGTTTTGACACTACTTTTGGAACAAACAAGGAGAGTAGGCCTTTTGGTGTATTTGTTGGATTCAATCACTTTAGAGAAACTGTTGTTTTTGGGGCTGCTCTCATGTATGATGAAACATTTGAATCTTTCAAGTGGTTATTTGAGACCTTTCTAAAATCTCATAATGGACAGCAACCTAAAACATTCTATACAGATCAAGACGCTGCAATGGGGAAGGCAGTTTCTCATGTGTTTACAGAAGCATATCATGGATTATGCACCTTTCACATCATGCAAAACGCAGTGAAACATCTACATGAAGAGAACAGTGAAGAGGAGAACAAAGAGAATAGAAAGGAGAAGAGTCAAGAGAAGAAAGGGAAGAAAACGAGGAAGAAAAAGGAGAAAAAGGAGGAGAATGAGGAACCAAGTGTTCTATCAGATTTTAGTGCATGCATGTTTGAGTATGAAAACATTGCAGAATTTGAACAAAAAATTAACCTCATGAGGCAAAAG GCTAGCAAGCTGTACACACCTATTATATTTGAAGCTTTTCAAGGTGAATATGAAAGATCCTTGGCAGCTTGCACCAAAGCACTGGATG TACTGAGGGAGGCCACGAGCGGCAACAACCGCCCGCCGGCGGCCATCTTCACGGCATTACAAGCAAGCAACGAGTGCCTGGAACACTACCTTCCTCTGCAGACGGTGATGGAGAGAACTTGCCAGGGATCTGATTGCCTGCTCCAGCACTGGGGGAGGCCGCTAGCAGGGAGCAGCAACAGCGAGCGGACGGCCGACGAGCAGGGCACGGCGGTGGCAGCCGCGGCGGTGACGAGCAAGGGGCCTAGAGCACTCCGTATCTTTTGTTTTGCGTTTTCTAATGTGGGCCGTGTTGAGTATATGGGCTGA
- the LOC8059724 gene encoding LOW QUALITY PROTEIN: FBD-associated F-box protein At5g60610 (The sequence of the model RefSeq protein was modified relative to this genomic sequence to represent the inferred CDS: deleted 2 bases in 1 codon) — translation MGESSLDLISRLPDEVLGTVISLLPTKDGARTQAVSRRWRLLWRAAPLNLGAGSDLSRQDRKRVGIVSKILSKHPGPARRFALPYIRLRDRYARIGGWLRSRALTGLREIEFGYEIENPWLPYPLPPSVFRFAPTLCVASISYCDFPREMAPLLKFPCLKLKQLSLCCVLVSQEALHSLLSCCPVLESLSLDKNVGVGCLRINSPTLRSIGIRDYCYGRVVENPIKLRDLIIEYAPCLERLLPLYRGDPWGVDGLITIRVVRAPKLEILGLLSCAITKLELGTAVFQENDCPKLDNLDVHGKGFGP, via the exons ATGGGCGAAAGCAGCCTAGACCTCATCAGCCGGCTCCCCGATGAGGTTCTGGGCACAGTCATCTCCCTCCTCCCCACCAAGGACGGCGCCCGCACGCAGGCCGTCTCGCGCCGGTGGCGTCTTCTCTGGCGAGCCGCGCCTCTCAACCTAGGTGCCGGCAGCGACCTCAGTCGCCAGGATCGGAAGCGAGTCGGTATCGTCTCCAAGATCCTCTCCAAACACCCGGGCCCCGCCCGCCGCTTCGCTCTCCCCTACATCCGCCTCCGCGATCGCTACGCCAGGATCGGCGGCTGGTTGCGCTCCCGAGCCCTCACCGGCCTCCGGGAGATCGAGTTTGGCTACGAGATCGAGAACCCGTGGCTGCCCTACCCACTACCGCCATCCGTGTTCCGCTTCGCACCCACCCTCTGCGTCGCCAGCATCAGCTACTGCGACTTCCCCAGAGAGATGGCACCACTGCTCAAGTTTCCCTGCCTCAAGCTG AAGCAGCTCTCCCTGTGCTGCGTCCTCGTGTCACAAGAAGCTCTTCACAGCCTGCTCTCTTGTTGccctgttcttgagagcctcTCACTGGACAAGAATGTCGGCGTTGGTTGCCTCCGCATTAACTCGCCCACTCTAAGGAGCATTGGCATCCGTGATTATTGCTATGGGAGAGTAGTGGAAAATCCTATCAAACTCCGAGATCTCATTATAGAATATGCCCCTTGCCTTGAAAGATTGTTACCACTTTACCGGGGGGATCCATGGGGGGTCGATGGTCTGATAACAATCCGGGTAGTGCGGGCACCAAAACTAGAGATATTGGGCTTGTTGTCCTGCGCGATCACTAAACTCGAACTTGGAACCGCTGTTTTTCAAG AAAATGATTGCCCAAAGCTTGACAACCTTGATGTGCACGGTAAAGGTTTTGGCCCTTGA
- the LOC110432835 gene encoding SNAP25 homologous protein SNAP33-like translates to MSSGKRSFFAPKKKATNPFDSGSDDDKPQRRPARASSVPPPESDEQQRGGSSLSGSAGGDRAGLFSSSSTNHHYRNDFRDAGGLESQSVQELEGYAAYKAEETTRRAQGCVRIAEEMRDTASKTLVTVHQQGQQIHRTHMMAVDIDQDLSRSEKLLGDLGGLFSKKWKPKKNGAIRGPMLTRDDSFIRKGSHLEQRQKLGLADHPPRSNARQFSSEPSSALEKVEMEKGKQDDALSDLSNILIELKGMAVDMGSEIERQTKAMGDAEKDYDELNIRVKGANTRARRLLGR, encoded by the exons ATGAGCAGCGGGAAGCGATCCTTCTTCGCGCCCAAGAAGAAGGCAACCAACCCGTTCGATTCCGGCTCCGACGACGACAAACCGCAGCGGCGACCGGCGCGGGCTTCCTCCGTGCCTCCCCCGGAGTCGGACGAACAACAGCGAGGGGGCTCCTCTCTCTCGGGCAGCGCCGGCGGCGACAGGGCCGGGCTCTTCTCCTCTTCCTCGACCAACCATCACTACCGGAACGACTTCCGCGACGCCGGCGGCCTGGAGAGCCAGTCCGTGCAGGAGCTGGAGGGCTACGCGGCGTACAAGGCCGAGGAGACCACGCGCCGCGCGCAGGGCTGCGTCAGGATCGCCGAGGAGATGCGGGACACCGCGTCCAAGACGCTCGTCACCGTCCACCAGCAGGGGCAGCAGATCCACCGCACCCACATGATGGCCGTCGACATCGACCAAGATCTCTCCAGG AGTGAGAAGCTATTGGGTGATCTTGGGGGCCTATTTTCCAAAAAGTGGAAGCCAAAGAAGAATGGCGCAATCAGGGGTCCTATGCTAACTAGAG ATGATTCCTTCATAAGGAAGGGCAGCCATCTGGAGCAAAGGCAGAAACTTGGGCTGGCAGATCATCCACCTCGGTCAAATGCGCGCCAATTCAGTTCTGAACCCTCATCAGCACTTGAGAAAGTCGAG ATGGAGAAGGGAAAGCAGGATGATGCTCTGTCTGATCTAAGCAACATACTGATCGAGCTGAAAGGGATGGCCGTTGACATGGGCTCTGAGATAGAGAG GCAAACAAAAGCAATGGGCGATGCAGAGAAGGATTATGACGAGCTGAACATCAGGGTCAAGGGAGCAAACACTCGAGCTCGCCGTCTTCTTGggagatag
- the LOC110432834 gene encoding probable cellulose synthase A catalytic subunit 3 [UDP-forming] yields MEASAGLVAGSHNRNELVVIRRDGDPGPKPLREQNGQVCQICGDDVGLAPGGEPFVACNECAFPVCRDCYEYERREGTQNCPQCKTRYKRLKGCQRVTGDEEEDGVDDIDNEFNWNGHDSQSVAESMLYGHMSYGRGGDANGVPQPFQLNPNVPLLTNGQMVDDIPPEQHALVPSFMGGGGKRIHPLPYADPSLPVQPRSMDPSKDLAAYGYGSVAWKERMESWKQRQERMHQTRNDGGGDDGDDADLPLMDEARQPLSRKIPIPSSQINPYRMIIIIRLVVLGFFFHYRVMHPVNDAFALWLISVICEIWFAMSWILDQFPKWFPIERETYLDRLSLRFDKEGQPSQLAPIDFFVSTVDPLKEPPLVTANTVLSILAVDYPVDKVSCYVSDDGAAMLTFEALSETSEFAKKWVPFCKRYNIEPRAPEWYFQQKIDYLKDKVAASFVRERRAMKREYEEFKVRINALVAKAQKVPEEGWTMQDGTPWPGNNVRDHPGMIQVFLGQSGGLDCEGNELPRLVYVSREKRPGYDHHKKAGAMNALVRVSAVLTNAPYLLNLDCDHYINNSKAIKEAMCFMMDPLLGKKVCYVQFPQRFDGIDRHDRYANRNVVFFDINMKGLDGIQGPIYVGTGCVFRRQALYGYDAPKTKKPPSRTCNCWPKWCFCCCCFGNRKHKKKTTKPKTEKKKLLFFKKEENQSPAYALGEIDEAAPGAENEKAGIVNQQKLEKKFGQSSVFVTSTLLENGGTLKSASPASLLKEAIHVISCGYEDKTDWGKEIGWIYGSVTEDILTGFKMHCHGWRSIYCIPKRVAFKGSAPLNLSDRLHQVLRWALGSIEIFFSNHCPLWYGYGGGLKFLERFSYINSIVYPWTSIPLLAYCTLPAICLLTGKFITPELNNVASLWFMSLFICIFATSILEMRWSGVGIDDWWRNEQFWVIGGVSSHLFAVFQGLLKVIAGVDTSFTVTSKGGDDEEFSELYTFKWTTLLIPPTTLLLLNFIGVVAGVSNAINNGYESWGPLFGKLFFAFWVIVHLYPFLKGLVGRQNRTPTIVIVWSILLASIFSLLWVRIDPFLAKDDGPLLEECGLDCN; encoded by the exons ATGGAGGCGAGCGCCGGGCTGGTGGCCGGCTCCCACAACCGCAACGAGCTCGTCGTCATCCGCCGCGACGGCGATCCCGGG CCGAAGCCGCTGCGGGAGCAGAACGGGCAGGTGTGCCAGATTTGCGGCGACGACGTCGGCCTTGCCCCCGGCGGGGAGCCCTTCGTGGCGTGCAACGAGTGCGCCTTCCCCGTCTGCCGGGACTGCTACGAGTACGAGCGCCGGGAGGGCACGCAGAACTGCCCCCAGTGCAAGACCCGATACAAGCGCCTCAAGG GCTGCCAGCGTGTGACCGGtgatgaggaggaggacggCGTCGATGACATCGACAACGAGTTCAACTGGAACGGCCATGACTCGCAGTCTGTGGCCGAGTCCATGCTCTATGGTCACATGAGCTACGGCCGTGGAGGCGACGCTAATGGCGTGCCACAACCTTTCCAGCTCAACCCCAATGTTCCACTCCTCACCAATGGGCAGATG GTCGATGACATCCCACCGGAGCAGCACGCGCTGGTGCCTTCTTTCATGGGCGGTGGGGGAAAGAGGATCCATCCCCTTCCTTATGCGGATCCCAGCTTACCTG TGCAACCCAGGTCTATGGACCCATCCAAGGATCTTGCTGCATATGGGTATGGTAGTGTTGCTTGGAAGGAGCGGATGGAGAGTTGGAAGCAGAGGCAGGAGAGGATGCACCAGACGAGGAACGATGGTGGTGGTGATGACGGTGATGATGCTGATCTACCACT AATGGATGAAGCAAGACAACCGCTGTCCAGGAAAATTCCGATTCCATCAAGCCAGATCAATCCATATAGGATGATTATCATTATTCGGCTTGTGGTTTTGGGGTTCTTCTTCCACTACCGAGTGATGCATCCGGTGAATGATGCATTTGCTTTGTGGCTCATATCGGTTATCTGTGAAATCTGGTTTGCCATGTCTTGGATTCTTGATCAATTCCCAAAGTGGTTCCCTATTGAGAGAGAGACTTACCTAGATCGGCTGTCACTGAG GTTTGACAAGGAAGGCCAGCCATCTCAACTTGCTCCAATTGATTTTTTTGTCAGTACAGTTGATCCGTTAAAGGAACCTCCTTTGGTCACAGCAAATACTGTTCTGTCTATCCTTGCGGTGGATTATCCTGTTGATAAGGTTTCTTGCTATGTTTCTGATGATGGTGCCGCAATGCTAACGTTTGAAGCATTATCTGAAACATCTGAATTTGCAAAGAAATGGGTTCCTTTCTGCAAAAGGTACAATATTGAACCTCGTGCTCCAGAGTGGTACTTCCAACAGAAGATAGACTACTTGAAAGACAAGGTGGCAGCAAGTTTTGTTAGGGAGAGGAGAGCAATGAAG AGAGAGTATGAGGAATTCAAGGTCAGAATCAATGCCTTGGTTGCTAAAGCACAGAAAGTTCCTGAAGAAGGATGGACAATGCAAGATGGAACCCCCTGGCCTGGAAACAATGTTCGTGATCATCCTGGAATGATTCAG GTCTTCCTTGGCCAAAGTGGAGGTCTTGACTGTGAGGGAAATGAACTGCCACGATTGGTTTATGTTTCAAGAGAGAAACGGCCAGGCTATGACCATCATAAGAAAGCTGGTGCTATGAATGCATTG GTCCGAGTCTCTGCTGTACTAACAAATGCTCCatatttgttaaacttggattgtgatcactacatcaacaacagcaAGGCTATAAAGGAAGCAATGTGTTTTATGATGGACCCTTTACTAGGAAAGAAGGTTTGCTATGTACAGTTCCCtcaaagatttgatgggattGATCGCCATGACCGATATGCTAACAGGAATGTTGTCTTTTTCGAT ATCAATATGAAAGGTTTGGATGGTATTCAGGGTCCGATTTATGTCGGTACTGGATGTGTATTTAGAAGGCAGGCATTATATGGTTATGATGCCCCCAAAACAAAGAAGCCACCATCAAGGACTTGCAACTGCTGGCCGAAGTGGTGCTTTTGCTGTTGCTGCTTTGGTAATAGGAAGCACAAGAAGAAGACTACCAAACCAAAAACGGAGAAgaaaaaattattatttttcaagaaagaagaaaatcaaTCCCCTGCATATGCTCTTGGTGAAATTGATGAAGCTGCTCCAG GAGCTGAGAATGAAAAAGCTGGTATTGTAAATCAACAAAAATTAGAAAAGAAATTTGGTCAGTCTTCTGTCTTTGTTACATCCACACTGCTCGAGAATGGTGGAACCTTGAAGAGTGCAAGTCCTGCTTCTCTTTTGAAAGAAGCTATACATGTCATTAGTTGCGGTTATGAAGACAAGACAGACTGGGGAAAAGAG atTGGCTGGATTTATGGATCAGTTACAGAAGATATTCTAACTGGTTTCAAAATGCATTGTCATGGTTGGCGGTCAATTTACTGCATACCTAAACGGGTTGCATTCAAAGGTTCTGCACCTCTGAATCTTTCAGATCGTCTTCACCAGGTGCTTCGTTGGGCTCTTGGGTCTATTGAAATCTTCTTCAGCAATCATTGCCCTCTTTGGTATGGGTATGGCGGTGGCCTGAAATTTCTGGAAAGATTTTCCTACATCAACTCCATTGTGTATCCTTGGACATCTATTCCCCTTTTGGCTTACTGTACATTGCCTGCCATTTGTTTATTGACGGGGAAATTTATCACTCCAGAG TTGAATAATGTTGCCAGCCTGTGGTTCATGTCACTCTTTATTTGCATTTTTGCTACAAGCATCCTAGAAATGAGATGGAGTGGTGTTGGAATTGATGATTGGTGGAGGAATGAGCAGTTCTGGGTCATTGGAGGTGTGTCCTCGCACCTCTTTGCTGTGTTCCAGGGACTTCTCAAGGTCATAGCTGGTGTTGATACAAGCTTCACTGTGACATCAAAGGGTGGAGATGATGAGGAGTTCTCAGAGCTGTATACATTCAAATGGACTACCTTATTGATACCTCCTACCACTTTGCTCCTATTGAACTTCATTGGTGTGGTTGCTGGTGTTTCCAACGCAATCAATAACGGATATGAGTCATGGGGTCCCCTCTTTGGGAAGCTCTTCTTTGCATTTTGGGTGATTGTCCATCTGTATCCCTTCCTCAAAGGTTTGGTTGGAAGGCAAAACAGGACACCAACAATTGTCATCGTGTGGTCCATTCTGCTGGCTTCAATCTTCTCACTCCTTTGGGTTCGGATTGATCCTTTCCTTGCAAAGGATGATGGTCCACTTCTTGAGGAGTGTGGTTTGGATTGCAACTAG